DNA sequence from the Schistocerca serialis cubense isolate TAMUIC-IGC-003099 chromosome 9, iqSchSeri2.2, whole genome shotgun sequence genome:
atggatgtgtgtgatgtccttaggttagttaggtttaagtagtacgaagttctaggggactgatgacctcagtagttaagtcccatagtgctcagagccatttgaaccatttgaaccgatggaCCGTCCGCCAACAGTCTGCTCAAGGTGGACATCTTGGACCGCAACACGTGCAGGAACACCTTCGCCAACATCAACACTGTGACCGACCGCATGGTGTGCGCCGGCCAGGCCGGCAAGAGCGTCTGCATCGGTGACTGGTGGTCCCCTGGTCAGCGGAAGCAACCAGGTGGGCATCGTCGCCTGGGGCAGTTCAAGGTGCGAGGCCACCCCCGGTGTCTTCTCTAACGTCGGCAATCTGCGTTCCTGGATCCGATCTGCATCTGGCGTCTAAGGACTGGACTCTCTACTGTCCTGAGTTCCATCACTGGTATATGTAACGCGAACAAAATGTTTGTATGCAATTCTTTGCCCTTTTAAATAAAGAATCTGAGCAACGTAAGCGTTtcgttgtttattttattttctggtatTTCTTTCGATCCGTAGGAAGTATTGCAGACTGAGGGCAGCACTCTGAAGACGAGATTCGAATTACAGACAACTGTCTGTGGAAAACTTTATCTACGCTTTAAAAAATGAACGGGAAGTTAATTACTCTTTCTGCAAGTTAATAGTGCTGAGGTATTATTTATTTTGTGCTGTGTGACAGCTGAATACAGGTAAGTCAGAAAGTAGCtgatctttcaaaaatggttcaaatggctctgagcattgtgggattCAACatgagtcattagtcccctagaacttagaactacttaaacctaactaacctaaggacatcacacacatccatgatcgaggtaggattcgaacatgcgacagtagtggtcgcgcggttccagactgaagcgcctagaaccgctcgcccacaccggccggcagctaatCTTTCAGTTTCCAGCATTTGTAAGTATGCGTTTATGAATGTCTCTGGCTGCCTGATAAGGGCAACTCCATTAGGTCGCCAATCCAGATATTTGTGCAGTACCATATGAGAAATCCAGGCATGCCTCATGGTACATGTCGTTTCTCATCTTCGTCAGTAAGCTGTATCGAGATAAAAGTAGAAATCACATGAGGAGGTACATTCTACCGACATTAAATGGAAACAGTTGTCGTCAAAAGAATCAAATAACCGGACAAAATTATCCAAGTACTCTGCTTGCGATATGCCGAACCACAACAATTTATCTGAATAGTGTGCTAGTTCTGG
Encoded proteins:
- the LOC126419571 gene encoding trypsin Blo t 3-like; this translates as MGFKVRVLLRELVSGSLLVSNAQAVGLASDNYDPPGGLGVTVTGWEATLLKVDILDRNTCRNTFANINTVTDRMVCAGQAGKSVCIGDWWSPGQRKQPGGHRRLGQFKVRGHPRCLL